A window of Actinopolymorpha sp. NPDC004070 contains these coding sequences:
- the arc gene encoding proteasome ATPase codes for MPAPDDRREARSPDELASQVTYLEEEVAALRRRLAEQPRDSRQLEQRLAEAQAMLANITAQNERLAGTLREAREQIVTLKDEVDRLAQPPASFGIFINRNDDDSADVYTGGRKLRVTVSPSIDLDELRPGQEVMLNESFNVVRALSYEQVGEVVMLKELLEDGDRALVIGHTDDERIARLAEPLRDTPIRAGDSLLFEPRSGYVYERIPKTEVEELILEEVPDIRYEDIGGLRNQIEQIRDAVELPYLHADLFREHELKAPKGVLLYGPPGCGKTLIAKAVANSLAKQVAMRDAKTEGKSYFLNIKGPELLNKYVGETERHIRLVFQRAREKAGEGTPVIVFFDEMDSLFRTRGSGVSSDVENTIVPQLLSEIDGVEGLENVIVIGASNREDMIDPAILRPGRLDVKIKIERPDAEAARDIFAKYLTATLPLHEDDLGEFGRNRDACVSGMIQRTVERMYSELEENRFLEVTYANGDKEVLYFKDFNSGAMIENIVSRAKKMAIKDFLELQQKGLRVQHLLQACVDEFKENEDLPNTTNPDDWARISGKKGERIVFIRTLIQGKEGADAGRSIDTVANTGQYL; via the coding sequence GTGCCCGCACCAGACGACCGACGCGAGGCGCGCTCGCCGGACGAGCTCGCCAGCCAGGTCACCTACCTCGAGGAAGAGGTCGCGGCACTGCGCCGCCGGCTCGCGGAGCAGCCGCGGGACAGCCGGCAACTCGAGCAGCGGCTCGCCGAGGCGCAGGCGATGCTGGCCAACATCACGGCACAGAACGAACGCCTCGCGGGAACTCTCCGGGAGGCCCGGGAGCAGATCGTCACCCTCAAGGACGAGGTGGACCGGCTCGCCCAGCCGCCCGCGAGCTTCGGGATCTTCATCAACCGAAACGACGACGACAGCGCCGACGTCTACACCGGAGGCCGCAAGCTCCGGGTGACGGTCAGCCCCAGCATCGACCTCGACGAGCTCCGCCCGGGCCAGGAGGTCATGCTCAACGAGTCCTTCAACGTCGTTCGCGCGCTGTCCTACGAGCAGGTCGGCGAAGTCGTCATGCTCAAGGAGCTGCTGGAGGACGGCGACCGCGCGCTGGTCATCGGCCACACCGACGACGAGCGCATCGCGCGGCTCGCCGAGCCGCTGCGCGACACCCCGATCCGGGCCGGCGACTCACTGCTGTTCGAGCCCCGCTCCGGCTACGTCTACGAGCGCATCCCCAAGACCGAGGTCGAGGAGCTGATCCTCGAAGAGGTCCCCGACATCCGGTACGAAGACATCGGCGGTCTGCGCAACCAGATCGAGCAGATCCGCGACGCGGTGGAGCTGCCCTACCTCCACGCCGACCTCTTCCGCGAGCACGAGCTGAAGGCGCCGAAGGGCGTGCTGCTGTACGGTCCGCCCGGGTGCGGCAAGACGCTCATCGCCAAGGCCGTCGCCAACTCTCTCGCCAAGCAGGTCGCGATGCGTGACGCCAAGACCGAGGGCAAGAGCTACTTCCTCAACATCAAGGGCCCCGAGCTGCTCAACAAGTACGTCGGTGAGACCGAGCGGCACATCCGCCTGGTGTTCCAGCGGGCCCGGGAGAAGGCCGGCGAGGGCACGCCGGTCATCGTGTTCTTCGACGAGATGGACTCGCTCTTCCGCACTCGCGGGTCGGGCGTGTCCTCCGACGTGGAAAACACCATCGTCCCGCAGCTGCTGTCGGAGATCGACGGCGTGGAGGGGCTGGAGAACGTCATCGTCATCGGCGCCTCCAACCGCGAGGACATGATCGACCCGGCGATCCTGCGGCCGGGCCGGCTGGACGTGAAGATCAAGATCGAGCGCCCCGACGCCGAGGCCGCCCGGGACATCTTCGCGAAGTACCTCACCGCCACCCTGCCCCTGCACGAGGACGACCTGGGCGAGTTCGGCCGCAACCGGGACGCCTGCGTCAGCGGCATGATCCAGCGCACCGTGGAGCGGATGTACTCCGAGCTGGAGGAAAACCGCTTCCTGGAGGTCACCTACGCCAATGGCGACAAGGAGGTCCTCTACTTCAAGGACTTCAACTCCGGCGCCATGATCGAGAACATCGTCAGCAGGGCGAAGAAGATGGCCATCAAGGACTTCCTCGAGCTGCAACAGAAGGGCCTGCGCGTCCAGCACCTGCTACAGGCCTGCGTCGACGAGTTCAAGGAGAACGAGGACCTGCCCAACACGACCAACCCCGACGACTGGGCGCGGATCTCGGGCAAGAAGGGCGAGCGGATCGTCTTCATCCGTACGCTCATCCAGGGCAAGGAAGGCGCCGACGCCGGTCGCTCGATCGACACGGTCGCCAACACCGGCCAGTACCTCTGA
- the prcA gene encoding proteasome subunit alpha has product MTMPFYVSPEQQMKDRADFARKNISRGRGVAVLQYDNGIVLVAENRSPALHKISEIYDRIAFAAVGRYNEFENLRVAGVRSADMRGYSYDRRDVTARGLANFYAQVLGTIFSSVAEKPYEVELFVAEVGETAEQDQIYRLTYDGSVADERGYAAMGGSAEQINAFLERRYQQGQSLSTVLALAVEALGQDGNGTRRLDASQLEVAVLDRTRIQKRKFRRLVGPALDRLLTAGESAAPGSAPGSASSQAPGDVSGETPDGPPGGTSGGPTTGSPPGGPA; this is encoded by the coding sequence ATGACCATGCCGTTCTACGTCTCGCCCGAACAACAGATGAAGGACCGGGCGGACTTCGCCCGGAAGAACATCTCCCGCGGCCGCGGTGTGGCCGTGCTGCAGTACGACAACGGCATCGTGCTGGTCGCGGAAAACCGCTCGCCCGCGCTCCACAAGATCAGCGAGATCTACGACCGGATCGCGTTCGCCGCGGTCGGCCGCTACAACGAGTTCGAGAACCTCCGCGTGGCCGGCGTTCGCAGCGCGGACATGCGCGGATATTCGTACGACCGGCGTGACGTGACCGCCCGTGGCCTGGCCAACTTCTACGCCCAGGTCCTGGGCACGATCTTCTCCAGCGTCGCCGAGAAGCCCTACGAGGTCGAGCTGTTCGTCGCCGAGGTCGGTGAGACCGCGGAGCAGGACCAGATCTACCGGCTCACCTACGACGGGTCGGTCGCCGACGAGCGCGGGTACGCGGCGATGGGCGGCTCCGCCGAGCAGATCAACGCCTTCCTCGAACGCCGTTACCAGCAGGGCCAGTCCCTGTCGACGGTGCTCGCCCTCGCGGTGGAAGCTCTCGGCCAGGACGGCAACGGCACCCGCCGGCTCGACGCCAGCCAGCTCGAGGTGGCCGTGCTCGACCGCACCCGCATCCAGAAGCGGAAGTTCCGCCGCCTGGTGGGACCCGCCCTGGACCGGCTGCTCACCGCCGGAGAGTCCGCCGCTCCCGGTTCGGCGCCCGGCTCGGCATCGAGCCAGGCGCCCGGCGACGTGTCCGGTGAGACCCCCGACGGCCCGCCTGGCGGGACGTCCGGCGGCCCCACGACCGGCTCGCCGCCCGGGGGACCCGCGTAG
- a CDS encoding tRNA (adenine-N1)-methyltransferase, with amino-acid sequence MSPTDPSAEHVPDSRPHPGADPAGPTDLPVAPGDEPGDEPGEDSGHEPGEPAEEAEDAADARPLLAGEQVRLEDHKGRKHLVTLEPGKTFHTHRGGIALDDLIGQPEGVVIKSTGGVPYLALRPLLSDYVLSMPRGAAVVYPKDTAQILVAADVFPGAHVVEAGAGSGSLTCALLRAVGPAGRVSSYERREDFAAIARRNVERFFGGPQPTWDLTVGDVVDAPTRPRVDRIVLDMLAPWECVDWAAQALVPGGVLCCYVATTTQLSRTVETARAHGGFTEPQASETMVRTWHVEGLAVRPDHRMIGHTGFLVTTRRLAAGVTAPGRRRRPAPGSYGENYDGPRAAGRQAD; translated from the coding sequence ATGTCCCCGACCGATCCCTCCGCCGAGCACGTTCCCGACTCCAGGCCGCACCCCGGCGCCGACCCGGCCGGCCCGACCGACCTGCCCGTCGCGCCCGGTGACGAGCCCGGTGACGAGCCCGGTGAGGACTCCGGTCACGAGCCCGGTGAGCCGGCCGAGGAGGCCGAGGACGCCGCGGACGCCCGGCCGCTGCTGGCCGGTGAGCAGGTCCGGCTGGAGGACCACAAGGGGCGCAAACACCTGGTCACGCTGGAGCCGGGGAAGACGTTCCACACCCATCGTGGCGGAATCGCCCTGGACGACCTGATCGGTCAGCCCGAGGGGGTCGTGATCAAGTCGACCGGTGGCGTCCCCTATCTGGCGCTGCGACCCCTCCTGTCCGACTACGTCCTTTCCATGCCGCGCGGGGCAGCGGTGGTCTACCCCAAGGACACCGCCCAGATCCTGGTCGCCGCGGACGTCTTCCCTGGCGCCCACGTGGTCGAGGCCGGCGCGGGCTCGGGCTCACTGACCTGCGCCTTGCTGCGCGCGGTCGGTCCGGCGGGCCGGGTGTCGTCGTACGAACGCCGGGAGGACTTCGCCGCGATCGCACGCCGCAACGTGGAGCGCTTCTTCGGCGGACCCCAGCCGACGTGGGACCTCACCGTGGGCGACGTGGTGGACGCACCCACCCGGCCCCGGGTGGACCGGATCGTGCTCGACATGCTCGCGCCCTGGGAGTGCGTGGACTGGGCCGCCCAGGCACTGGTGCCCGGTGGCGTGCTGTGCTGCTACGTCGCCACGACCACCCAGCTCTCGCGGACGGTCGAGACCGCACGTGCCCACGGCGGTTTCACCGAGCCGCAGGCCAGCGAGACGATGGTGCGCACCTGGCACGTGGAGGGACTGGCGGTCCGGCCGGACCACCGGATGATCGGTCACACCGGCTTCCTGGTGACCACCCGCAGGCTCGCCGCCGGTGTCACCGCACCCGGCCGCCGGCGCCGACCTGCACCCGGCTCCTACGGCGAGAACTACGACGGGCCGCGGGCCGCGGGCCGGCAGGCGGACTGA
- a CDS encoding PD-(D/E)XK nuclease family protein — translation MATASEPATTTVTTPVPPPASTGAPEGGARPAIPLAVLSPSRASDFMTCPLRYRFRVIDRLPERPSPEATRGTVVHAVLERLFDLPAGGRTIEEACTLVRPQWDRLVEAEPELSELFGDEEGGFDPERLESFLAGARGLLDRYFTLEDPTRLEPAEREMYVECELDSGLRLRGYIDRLDVAPDGALRVVDYKTGRAPGPGYEQRAMFQMRCYALMLWRLRGVVPRLLQLVYLGSGDVLRYSPDEADLRATARKLQALWNAIERAHTTGEWRASPGPLCDWCDHKSRCPAWGGTPPPLPAPADADPMPTQDTSEAPSPHTSAVDL, via the coding sequence ATGGCGACTGCGAGCGAACCAGCGACCACGACGGTGACCACACCGGTTCCCCCACCGGCGTCCACCGGCGCGCCGGAGGGCGGCGCCCGGCCGGCGATCCCGCTCGCGGTGCTGTCACCCTCCCGGGCCAGTGACTTCATGACCTGCCCGCTGCGTTACCGCTTCCGGGTGATCGACCGGCTGCCGGAGCGGCCGAGCCCGGAGGCCACCCGCGGCACGGTGGTGCACGCCGTTCTGGAGCGGCTGTTCGACCTCCCGGCCGGTGGGCGGACGATCGAGGAGGCCTGCACGCTGGTCCGTCCGCAGTGGGACCGGCTGGTGGAGGCCGAGCCCGAGCTCTCCGAGCTCTTCGGTGACGAGGAGGGTGGGTTCGATCCCGAGCGGCTGGAGAGTTTCCTCGCCGGCGCGCGGGGGCTGCTCGACCGCTACTTCACGTTGGAGGACCCGACCCGGCTGGAGCCCGCCGAGCGGGAGATGTACGTCGAGTGCGAGCTGGACTCCGGCCTGCGGCTGCGGGGTTACATCGACCGGCTCGACGTCGCACCGGACGGGGCACTGCGGGTCGTCGACTACAAGACCGGGCGGGCACCCGGGCCGGGTTACGAGCAGCGGGCGATGTTCCAGATGCGCTGCTACGCGCTGATGCTGTGGCGGCTGCGAGGTGTCGTACCCCGTCTGCTGCAGCTGGTCTACCTCGGCAGCGGGGACGTGCTGCGTTACTCCCCCGACGAGGCCGATCTGCGCGCGACCGCCCGCAAGCTGCAGGCGCTGTGGAACGCCATCGAGCGCGCGCACACCACCGGCGAGTGGCGCGCCAGCCCGGGCCCGCTGTGCGACTGGTGTGACCACAAGTCGCGGTGCCCGGCGTGGGGTGGCACTCCTCCCCCGCTGCCCGCCCCCGCCGACGCCGACCCCATGCCGACGCAGGACACCTCCGAGGCGCCGTCACCGCACACGTCCGCGGTCGACCTGTAG
- the pafA gene encoding Pup--protein ligase, translated as MDRRIFGLENEYGVTCTFRGQRRLSPDEVARYLFRRVVSWGRSSNVFLRNGARLYLDVGSHPEYATPECDSITDLVTHDKAGERILEGLLVDAERRLREEGIAGDVYLFKNNTDSAGNSYGCHENYLVSRHGEFSRLADVLIPFLVSRQIICGAGKVLQTPRGAVYAVSQRAEHIWEGVSSATTRSRPIINTRDEPHADAERYRRLHVIVGDSNMSETTTLLKVGATDLVLRMIESGLVLRDLTLENPIRAIREISHDITGRRKVRLANGREASALEIQEEYFTKARDFVERRELATPLVTKVLDLWERTLKAVDSGDLTLVEREIDWVAKYRLVNRYRTKHGLSLNSPRVAQLDLAYHDIHRDRGLYYLLERRGQMTRLTNDLEVFEAKSVPPQTTRARLRGEFIKRAQERRRDFTVDWVHLKLNDQAQRTVLCKDPFRSVDERVEKLIQSM; from the coding sequence ATGGACCGTCGCATATTCGGCCTCGAGAACGAGTACGGCGTCACCTGTACCTTCCGCGGTCAGCGGCGGCTTTCGCCCGACGAGGTGGCCCGCTACCTCTTCCGGCGGGTCGTGTCGTGGGGGCGGAGCAGCAACGTCTTCCTGCGCAACGGCGCCCGGCTCTACCTCGACGTCGGCAGCCACCCCGAGTACGCCACCCCCGAGTGCGACTCGATCACCGACCTGGTGACCCACGACAAGGCGGGGGAGCGGATCCTCGAGGGCCTGCTGGTCGACGCCGAACGCCGGCTGCGCGAGGAGGGCATCGCCGGGGACGTCTACCTGTTCAAGAACAACACCGACTCCGCCGGCAACTCCTACGGCTGCCACGAAAACTATCTCGTCAGCCGGCACGGCGAGTTCTCCCGGCTGGCCGACGTCCTCATCCCGTTCCTCGTGTCCCGGCAGATCATCTGCGGCGCCGGCAAGGTGCTGCAGACGCCGCGCGGCGCGGTCTACGCGGTCAGCCAGCGGGCCGAGCACATCTGGGAAGGTGTCTCCTCGGCCACCACCCGGTCCCGTCCGATCATCAACACCCGCGACGAACCGCACGCCGACGCCGAGCGTTACCGCCGGCTGCACGTCATCGTCGGTGACTCCAACATGTCGGAGACGACCACCCTGCTGAAGGTGGGTGCCACCGACCTGGTGCTCCGGATGATCGAGTCCGGGCTGGTGCTGCGCGACCTGACCCTGGAGAACCCCATCCGGGCGATCCGGGAGATCTCCCACGACATCACCGGCCGGCGCAAGGTGCGGCTGGCAAACGGCCGCGAGGCCAGCGCGCTGGAGATCCAGGAGGAGTACTTCACCAAGGCCCGCGACTTCGTCGAGCGCCGTGAGCTCGCCACGCCGCTGGTGACCAAGGTGCTCGACCTGTGGGAACGCACCCTGAAGGCGGTCGACTCCGGCGACCTGACCCTGGTGGAGCGCGAGATCGACTGGGTGGCGAAGTACCGCCTGGTCAATCGCTACCGCACCAAGCACGGCCTGTCCCTGAACAGCCCACGGGTCGCCCAGCTCGACCTCGCCTACCACGACATCCACCGCGACCGCGGGTTGTACTACCTGCTCGAGCGCCGTGGCCAGATGACGCGGTTGACCAACGACCTCGAGGTGTTCGAGGCGAAGTCGGTCCCACCGCAGACCACCCGGGCCCGGCTGCGCGGTGAGTTCATCAAGCGCGCCCAGGAGCGCCGCCGCGACTTCACCGTCGACTGGGTGCACCTCAAGCTCAACGACCAGGCGCAGCGCACGGTGTTGTGCAAGGACCCGTTCCGCAGCGTCGACGAGCGGGTGGAAAAGCTCATCCAG
- the dop gene encoding depupylase/deamidase Dop — translation MSVHRVMGVETEYGISVAGQPTVNPMLSSSQVVNAYAGKVIRARRARWDFEEENPLRDARGFDLARDVADDSQLTDEEVGLANAILTNGARLYVDHAHPEYSSPEVTNPRDLVLWDKAGERVMLEASRRAAEPPLSTSILLYKNNTDNKGASYGCHENYLMSRSTPFADIVRNLTPFFVSRQVVCGAGRVGLGQDGSRHGFQISQRADFFEVEVGLETTLKRPIINTRDEPHADADKYRRLHVIIGDANLSEVATYLKAGTTALVLSMIEDDFLTTDLSVEHPVTSLHEVSHDPSLRHLLTLKSGRKLTAVQLQMEYLENARKYVEDRSGADTDPETRDVLDRWESVLTRLESDPMSLSRELDWVAKLAVLQQYRERDGLDWSHPKLQLVDLQYADLRPERGLYPRFVERGRMARILSDAEIERAVHQPPEDTRAYFRGRCLAQYSEHVAAASWDSVIFDLPGNESLQRVPTLEPLRGTRAHVGQLLDRCRTAEELVRTITGG, via the coding sequence ATGAGCGTGCACCGGGTAATGGGCGTGGAGACCGAGTACGGCATTTCCGTCGCCGGGCAACCGACCGTCAACCCGATGCTGTCGTCCTCGCAGGTCGTGAACGCCTACGCCGGCAAGGTGATCCGTGCTCGCCGGGCCCGCTGGGACTTCGAGGAGGAGAACCCACTGCGCGACGCGCGCGGGTTCGATCTTGCCCGTGACGTGGCCGATGACAGCCAGCTCACCGACGAGGAGGTGGGGCTGGCCAACGCGATTCTCACCAACGGAGCCCGGCTCTACGTCGACCACGCGCACCCGGAGTACTCCTCGCCGGAGGTGACCAACCCGCGCGATCTCGTCCTGTGGGACAAGGCGGGTGAGCGGGTGATGCTGGAGGCCTCCCGGCGAGCGGCCGAGCCGCCGTTGTCGACCTCGATCCTGCTCTACAAGAACAACACCGACAACAAGGGCGCGTCCTACGGCTGCCACGAGAACTACCTCATGAGCCGGTCGACCCCGTTCGCCGACATCGTGCGCAACCTCACGCCGTTCTTCGTGAGCAGGCAGGTGGTGTGCGGCGCCGGACGGGTCGGGCTCGGCCAGGACGGCAGCCGGCACGGCTTCCAGATCAGCCAGCGGGCGGACTTCTTCGAGGTCGAGGTGGGCCTGGAGACCACGCTGAAGCGCCCGATCATCAACACCCGGGACGAGCCGCACGCCGACGCCGACAAGTACCGCCGCCTGCACGTCATCATCGGCGACGCCAACCTGTCGGAGGTGGCGACCTACCTCAAGGCCGGCACGACGGCGCTCGTGCTGTCGATGATCGAGGACGACTTCCTCACCACCGACCTGAGCGTCGAGCACCCGGTGACGTCGCTGCACGAGGTTTCGCACGACCCGAGCCTGCGCCACCTCCTGACCCTGAAGAGCGGCCGCAAGCTGACCGCGGTCCAGCTCCAGATGGAGTACCTCGAGAACGCACGCAAGTACGTCGAGGACCGCAGCGGCGCCGACACCGACCCGGAGACCCGGGACGTCCTGGACCGCTGGGAGTCGGTGCTGACCCGCCTGGAGTCCGACCCGATGTCGCTGTCCCGCGAGCTGGACTGGGTGGCCAAGCTGGCCGTGCTGCAGCAGTACCGCGAGCGGGACGGGCTGGACTGGAGCCACCCCAAGCTCCAGCTGGTCGACCTTCAGTACGCCGACCTGCGTCCCGAGCGCGGCCTGTATCCGCGGTTCGTCGAGCGCGGGCGGATGGCCCGCATCCTCAGCGACGCGGAGATCGAACGCGCCGTGCACCAGCCGCCGGAGGACACCCGCGCCTACTTCCGCGGCCGTTGCCTGGCGCAGTACTCCGAACACGTGGCCGCCGCGTCGTGGGACTCGGTGATCTTCGATCTGCCGGGCAACGAGTCGCTGCAGCGCGTTCCCACCCTCGAGCCGCTGCGCGGGACCCGCGCCCACGTCGGCCAGCTGCTTGACCGCTGCCGGACCGCGGAAGAGCTCGTCCGCACCATCACCGGCGGCTAG
- a CDS encoding site-2 protease family protein has product MVHDVEKNDPSREAQRRPGAVQIARVVGVPVYVNVSWVLVALLIAYVFRPVVDAQVPGLGVWSFVAALGFAVLLYASVLVHEIAHVLVARKFDLPVRAITLQFLGGLSEIESEPQTPWREFAVAVVGPLTSLGIAGLAALGHTAISAPALLELALFQLAWANLLVGLFNLLPGLPLDGGRLLRAGVWAVTKQPHLGTAVAGWAGRVVAAIVLLLPWTLLASSWGAPSLLHIVWSVFLAMFMWAGSSQALMSAKIRRKLPNIHARSLARRGVPVPSELPLSEAVRRAQEAHAGSLVVVGSDGRPTGLVSEAAVLATPEHRRPWISVGDVARRIEPGLVLDVRLTGEALVRAMGGTPATEYLLVEPDGRVFGVLATADVDGALART; this is encoded by the coding sequence ATGGTGCACGACGTGGAGAAGAACGACCCGTCCCGGGAGGCACAGCGCCGGCCCGGCGCGGTCCAGATCGCGCGGGTTGTCGGGGTTCCCGTCTACGTCAACGTGTCCTGGGTCCTGGTCGCACTGCTGATCGCGTACGTCTTCCGGCCGGTGGTCGACGCACAGGTGCCCGGCCTGGGTGTCTGGTCGTTCGTGGCGGCGCTCGGTTTCGCCGTCCTGCTCTACGCCTCGGTACTGGTGCACGAGATCGCCCACGTCCTGGTGGCCAGGAAGTTCGACCTGCCGGTGCGTGCGATCACGCTGCAGTTCCTGGGCGGCCTGTCCGAGATCGAGAGCGAGCCGCAGACCCCGTGGCGGGAGTTCGCCGTCGCCGTCGTCGGGCCGCTCACCTCGTTGGGCATCGCCGGCCTGGCCGCGCTCGGCCACACCGCGATCTCCGCCCCCGCGCTGCTCGAGCTCGCGTTGTTCCAGCTCGCCTGGGCAAACCTGCTGGTCGGGCTGTTCAACCTGCTGCCGGGGCTCCCGCTGGACGGCGGCCGGCTCCTGCGCGCCGGAGTGTGGGCGGTGACCAAGCAGCCTCATCTCGGCACCGCCGTAGCCGGATGGGCCGGCCGCGTCGTCGCCGCCATCGTGCTGCTCCTGCCGTGGACGCTCCTCGCCAGCTCGTGGGGGGCGCCGAGCCTGCTGCACATCGTGTGGAGCGTCTTCCTGGCGATGTTCATGTGGGCCGGCTCCAGCCAGGCGCTGATGAGCGCGAAGATCAGGCGGAAGCTGCCGAACATCCACGCCCGCTCGCTCGCCCGGCGCGGCGTGCCCGTGCCGTCGGAGCTTCCCCTGTCGGAGGCGGTCCGGCGAGCCCAGGAGGCGCACGCGGGTTCGCTGGTGGTCGTCGGCAGCGACGGCCGTCCGACCGGCCTCGTCAGCGAGGCCGCGGTGCTGGCCACTCCCGAGCACCGGCGGCCGTGGATCTCGGTGGGTGACGTCGCCCGCCGGATCGAGCCGGGACTGGTGCTCGACGTACGCCTCACCGGCGAGGCGCTGGTCCGGGCGATGGGCGGCACCCCCGCCACGGAGTACCTCCTGGTCGAGCCCGACGGACGCGTCTTCGGGGTACTGGCCACCGCCGACGTCGACGGGGCGCTGGCCCGCACCTGA
- a CDS encoding ubiquitin-like protein Pup has protein sequence MGTREGGGGGQQHRTTRKGSEEEELTDVQADEATKERKDQIDEDVDSILDEIDEVLEENAEDFVRSFVQKGGQ, from the coding sequence ATGGGAACACGAGAGGGCGGCGGGGGCGGTCAGCAGCACCGCACCACGCGCAAGGGCTCCGAGGAAGAGGAGCTCACCGACGTCCAGGCCGATGAGGCCACCAAGGAGCGCAAGGACCAGATCGACGAGGACGTCGACTCGATCCTCGACGAGATCGACGAGGTGCTGGAGGAGAACGCCGAGGACTTCGTGCGCAGCTTCGTCCAGAAGGGCGGCCAGTAG
- the prcB gene encoding proteasome subunit beta encodes MGTDRAGAGRLPDALFATGTSSFAEFLGAHAPEMLPGGRTPPGAAVSDEVPHGTTIVAATYAGGVVMAGDRRATMGNVIAVRDVEKVFSADEYSMVGYAGSAGVGAELVRLFQVELEHYEKLEGTTLSIEGKANRLGMLLRSNLGLAMQGLAVVPLFAGYDLETGNGRIYSYDITGGRYEERDFHSIGSGSVFARGALKKLYHADAGQDHAIGGCLQALYDAADDDSATGGPDVFRRIYPVVATVSDAGFHRLPDDEVAALVERLLSGRRRRPDGPTAPVFPDDESGEAR; translated from the coding sequence GTGGGCACCGATCGAGCAGGCGCGGGGCGTCTTCCCGACGCTCTCTTCGCCACCGGGACCTCGTCGTTCGCCGAGTTCCTGGGCGCGCACGCGCCGGAGATGCTGCCCGGTGGTCGGACACCACCCGGCGCGGCGGTGAGCGACGAGGTGCCGCACGGCACCACCATCGTGGCCGCGACCTACGCGGGCGGCGTGGTGATGGCCGGCGACCGGCGGGCGACGATGGGCAACGTCATCGCGGTGCGCGACGTGGAGAAGGTGTTCTCCGCGGACGAGTACTCCATGGTGGGGTACGCCGGCAGCGCGGGCGTCGGCGCGGAGTTGGTCAGGCTGTTCCAGGTGGAGCTCGAGCACTACGAGAAGCTCGAGGGCACCACGTTGTCCATCGAGGGCAAGGCCAACCGCCTTGGCATGCTGTTGCGTTCCAACCTCGGGTTGGCCATGCAGGGCCTCGCGGTGGTTCCCCTCTTCGCCGGGTACGACCTGGAGACCGGCAACGGCCGCATCTACTCCTACGACATCACCGGCGGCCGTTACGAGGAGCGCGACTTCCACTCGATCGGTTCGGGGTCGGTGTTCGCCCGCGGTGCGCTGAAGAAGCTCTACCACGCCGACGCCGGCCAGGACCACGCCATCGGCGGGTGCCTGCAGGCGTTGTACGACGCGGCCGACGACGACTCGGCGACCGGCGGCCCGGACGTTTTCCGCCGCATCTATCCCGTGGTCGCGACGGTCAGCGACGCGGGCTTCCACCGGTTGCCCGACGACGAGGTGGCCGCGCTGGTGGAGCGTCTGCTCTCCGGGCGAAGGCGCCGTCCCGACGGTCCGACCGCCCCGGTGTTCCCCGACGACGAGAGCGGTGAAGCCCGATGA